From the Ctenopharyngodon idella isolate HZGC_01 chromosome 3, HZGC01, whole genome shotgun sequence genome, one window contains:
- the LOC127508296 gene encoding tripartite motif-containing protein 16-like has protein sequence MAEFSQDEFTCPVCLDLLKDPVTIPCGHSYCKSCITGCWDQEDEKRVYSCPQCRQTFSPRPALGKNTILAELVEKLKKTKLPADCYAGAGDVQCDVCTGRKYKAVKSCLVCQESYCQTHFDRHEEFHSRKPHKVIDATGRLQDMICRKHDKELEMFCITDQQCICVWCKESEHKDHNTVSTAAQRTEKQKQLKETQIKIRQRIQQRQKDLQQLREAVESHKRSAQTAVEDSERIFTELIRSIERSRSEVTQLIRDQEKSAVSLAEGRLERLEQEINDLRRRDAELEQLSHTHDHIHFLQSFQSLSAPPESTDEPDDPFSSLSSFDGVRESVHQLRDKLEDFCKEEIKKISDRVTFTNMNPKTRNDFLQYSHQLTLDLNTANKHLRLSERNRVITVTDTVQPYPDHPDRFDYYRQVLCEESVCGRCYWEIEWSGSVCISVSYKSISRKGWGIECAFGYNDQSWSLYCSSSSYSFTHNQIDTALPAASISSRIGVYVDHSAGTLSFYSVSDTMSLIHTVQTTFTQPLYPGFNVYTGSVKLC, from the exons atggcagaattttctcAGGATGAGTTCACGTGTCCAGTGTGTCTGGATCTCCTGAAGGATCCAGTGACCATtccctgtggacacagttactgtaagaGCTGTATTACAGGCTGCTGGGATCAGGAGGATGAGAAGAGAGTCTACAGCTGccctcagtgcagacagaccttcagTCCAAGACCTGCTTTAGGTAAAAACACCATTCTGGCTGAACTAgtggagaaactgaagaagacTAAACTTCCTGCTGACTGTTACGCTGGAGCTGGAGACGTGCAGTGTGACGTCTGTACTGGAAGAAAATACAAAGCCGTCAAGTCCTGTCTGGTGTGTCAGGAGTCTTactgtcaaactcattttgacCGTCATGAGGAATTTCACTCTCGTAAACCACACAAAGTGATCGATGCCACTGGACGACTGCAGGACATGATCTGCCGTAAACATGATAAAGAGCTAGAAATGTTCTGTATCACTGATCAACAATGCATCTGTGTGTGGTGTAAGGAGTCTGAACATAAAGACCACAACACTGTATCAACTGCAGCacagaggacagagaaacag AAACAGCTGAAGGAGACGCAGATAAAGATCCGTCAGAGAATCCAGCAGAGACAGAaagatcttcagcagctgagagaggctgtggagtctcataag cgctctgcacagacagcagtggaggacagtgagaggatcttcactgagctcatccgctccattgagagaagCCGCTCTGAGGTCACAcagctgatcagagatcaggaaaagTCTGCAGTGAGTCTAGCTGAAGGACGACTGGAgcgactggagcaggagatcaatgatctgaggaggagagacgctgagctggagcagctttcacacacacatgatcacatccatttcctgcag agtttccagtctctctcaGCACCTCCTGAATCTACAGACGAACCCGATGATCCCTtcagttctctctcctcttttgatGGCGTGAGAGAATCTGTCCATCAGCTGAGAGACAAACTGGAggatttctgcaaagaggagaTCAAGAAGATCTCTGACAGAG TCACTTTCACCAACATGAATCCCAAGACCAGGAACGACTTCCTACAGT attcccatcagctcactctggatctgaacacagcGAATAAACACCTCCGtctgtctgagaggaacagagtGATTACTGTCACTGACACAGTCCagccgtatcctgatcatccagacagatttgattatTATCGTCAGGTCTTGTGtgaagagagtgtgtgtggacgctgttactgggagattgagtggagtgggagtgtgtgtatttcagtgtcatataagagcatcagcaggaagggatGGGGTATTGAGTGTGCGTTTGGAtataatgatcagtcctggagtttgtACTGCTCTTCCTCCAGTTACTCATTCACACACAATCAGATAGATACTGCTCTCCCTGCAGCATCCATTAGCTctagaataggagtgtatgtggatcacagtgcaggaactctgtccttctacagcgtctctgacacaatgagcctcatccacacagtccagaccacattcactcagccgctctatcctgggtttaATGTTTATACTGgatcagtgaaactgtgttga